The following are encoded in a window of bacterium genomic DNA:
- a CDS encoding bacterioferritin, which yields MPSQFKVQRTDKPFLTDIQTLRQRARQHLENGPVTDSYKANRELVIKILNEALATEIVCVLRYKRHYFMASGIHSQGVANEFLQHANEEQQHADQIAARIIQLGGEPNFSPEGLASRSHSEYVEGETLVDMIQEDLIAERIAIDTYREVVNFLGNDDPTTRRLMEEILAMEEEHADDLVNILKEMNLRPEKERKPK from the coding sequence ATGCCAAGTCAATTTAAAGTTCAACGCACAGACAAACCCTTTCTGACCGATATTCAGACTCTGCGGCAAAGAGCACGACAACACTTGGAGAACGGTCCGGTGACAGACAGCTATAAAGCAAACCGTGAGCTTGTTATCAAGATACTCAATGAAGCTCTGGCCACAGAAATTGTTTGCGTTCTGCGTTATAAAAGACACTACTTCATGGCATCTGGAATCCATTCTCAAGGCGTTGCCAATGAGTTCCTACAACATGCCAATGAAGAACAACAACACGCTGACCAAATTGCAGCCCGCATTATTCAACTGGGTGGCGAACCGAACTTTTCTCCGGAAGGACTTGCAAGCCGAAGCCATTCCGAATACGTAGAAGGGGAGACTCTGGTGGACATGATTCAGGAAGATCTGATAGCCGAACGAATTGCGATTGATACCTACCGCGAAGTCGTGAATTTCCTGGGCAATGATGACCCGACCACAAGACGTTTGATGGAAGAAATTCTGGCGATGGAAGAAGAGCATGCTGATGATCTGGTGAACATACTGAAAGAAATGAATCTCAGACCGGAAAAAGAACGCAAACCAAAGTAG